DNA sequence from the Fuscovulum ytuae genome:
TGGCGACCAGCCCCTCCAACCCCTGCCGAAACCGCGCGCCCTTCTGGCCCACATCGGCAAGGAAGGCATCGTCGGCGACGATCTCCATCACCTTTGCCCCCACCGCGCAGCCCAAGGGGTTGCCGCCATAGGTGGAGCCATGGGTGCCCGCCGTCATGCCCGCCGCCGCGGCCTCGGTCGCCAGCACGGCACCCAAGGGGAAGCCCCCGCCAATGCCCTTTGCCACCATCATGATATCGGGCGTGACCCCGGCCCATTCATGGGCAAAAAGCTTGCCCGTCCGGCCCATGCCACATTGCACCTCGTCAAACACCAGAAGGGCCCCGGTCGCGTCGCACAGATCGCGCAGCCCCTTCAGGCAGGCATCGGGCAGGGTGCGGATGCCGCCTTCGCCCTGCACGGGTTCGATCATCACGGCGGCGGTCTTGCCCGTCACCGCCGCGCGCAGGGCATCGTGATCGCCGAATTTCAGATGGGTGAAGCCGGGCATCAGGGGGCCAAAGCCCTTGACCATCTTTTCCGACCCCGCTGCCGCAATGGCCCCGGTCGAGCGGCCATGGAAAGACCCTTCAAAGGTGATGATCTCCACCCGGTCGGGCTGGCCTTTCTCATACCAATGCTTGCGCACCATCTTGATGGCAAGCTCTGCCGCCTCGGTCCCCGAATTGGTGAAGAAGACGGTGTCAGCGAAGGTATGGGCCACCAGCAGGTCGGCCAGCCGTTCCTGTTCCGGAATGCGGTAAAGGTTCGACACATGCCAAAGCTTGGCCGCCTGTTCGGTGATCGTGGCCACCAGCGCGGGATGGGCATGGCCAAGGCCGTTCACCGCGATCCCCGCCCCAAGGTCAAGGTATCGGCTGCCATCCTCGGTCACCAGCCAAGAGCCTTCGCCATGGGTAAAGGCAAGGGGGGCGCGGTTATAGGTCGGCAGGACGTGCGGGATCATGGGGAATGTCCTTGAAAGCGAAGCCCTAGCCGTAATGGCCGCAGGCGGGGGGTGTCAACTTGGGAAGGGCGGCCCATCGGCATGGGCCATGGCAGAGCGGCCGACGATCAGCGTCGGCGTCGGGGCAGCGCGAAAGGGGCGGTCCGATGGCTCATGCCGCATGCATAGGATGGATCAGGCGGGAAGGGAAGGGGGCAGATCGCGCCGCAATTGCGATGCCGTGGCTGCCATGATTCTGCCACCGTGATTCGACAAGGAGTCGCCTTAAGGTTGCATGCCATGCAGTTCAGAAATCTTAACTAGGAAACAATCGTTAACGCCTTGGTGGATCATCCATGAGGGCGCTGACTAAAGTATGTAAATCTGGCCAAAAGTTGACGATAATATGGCGCTAGGCCTAGGGCAGAGGGGCAAACGGATGGATTTCCCATCCAGTCATATAGGTAAGCGATGCCCCTCCTCTCCCCCCGCAAGACTGTGCTTCTTCCTGCCCTTCTCCTGTCGGTCGTGCTGCCCGTTTCAGCAATGGCTGCAAACGATGGTGGTGCGCTTTGCACCCTTGCCGTCAAGGATCCGCTGGCTTTTGTCAGCCATCCGGAATTCAACGAGCGCCTGCTTGAGATGGCAGGAACTTGCGATGATGTGGTCCTTGCGCTGACCTCGGTCACGGGATCGATCCCGGCCATCGGCGAAGGCACGGACGGTGGCAAGACACGGTCGCAGGCCGTGGCACCGGATTATTCTGATCTGGTGGCGCGTCTGGAACAGGCCACGGCCAAGCTGCAAGGGGCCACCGAAGAAGTGCAGCGTCGGCAGTCCGCGCTGGACCGCAGCATCCGCCGCGCCAAGCGGATTGGGCTGAAGGATGACGATTTCATGCTGGTCGCGGTGATGGCCATGGATGACGACCATCTGTCGGTCGAACGTCTGGAGTCCGTGCTGCCCGATTTCACCAATGCCAAGCGCCGCGCGCTGGAAAATGTGCTGGAGGCGCAAGCGGCGCTGGCAAAGGCCAATGACCGTCTGACCAAGGCGACCGAGGATGCCCGCCCGCTGGTCGAAAAGGCGATGGACCTGTCGGGTCTGGCCGATAAGACGCAGGGCAATCTGTCCGACGTTCTGGGCGATCTCTCGGCCGAAGAAATGACCGAGGAAATCCGCAAGGCCATCGCCGCCGCCAAGGAAGAGGCCGATGCCCTTGCCAGCAAGGCCGATGCCGTCGAGGACAAGCTGAAATCCGTCGAAAAGGCGCTGAAAGATGCGCTGAACAGCAAGACCTATAAAGAAGCGGTGTCGGACCTGGCTGATGAAGAAGAGGATTACGCCAAGGCAGAGAACGCCGTAACCAAGGCGCAGGGTGAATTTGACGCGGCGTATAGCAAGCTTTCCAAGTCGGATCGGAAAGATTTTGCAAAGGATGATTGCGAGTCCTCGGCGTGCCGGGCGGCCAAGAAGGCAGAAGAAAAGCTTGATGATGCCAAGGACAAGCTGAAAGACCGGGCCGAGGATGTCGAAGAGGCCAAGGCCGATCTGGAAAAGGTTGCCAAGTCCCTGAAGCTTGCAGAGCTTTCGGCATCGGTCGTGTCGCTTTCGGGCGATCTTGATGCGGTGCAAAAGGCCGAGGCTGCGGCGAAAGACGCCGCCGAGGCCGCCGAGGGTAAGGCCAAGGAATTGGCCGATCTCTTGGAGACGGCGGCAAAGGCGCTGGAAGAGGCCAAATCGGCCTCTCAGGCCGCAAAGGACGCCACGGCCAAGGAAGAGGAAGATGTCGCAGCGGCGCAGGATGCTTTGAAGGCCGCGATGGCCCATGCGGCAGATCTTTTGGACGGCAGTGAAGAGGAAGCGGCGGCCCGTCAGGCGGTTCTGGATGCGCAAGACGCGTTGACCGTTGCGCTGGCTGCCCTTGGTGTGGCGCAGGACGCCGCCGCCGATTTGGCCGAGGATCTGTCGGAAGTGACCGACGCGCCGGCCGATGTCACAGATGCGGGCGCGGATCTGGCCGAGGCCTCAAAGGACGGCGACGCCGCCGCGACCGAGGCCGAGGCATCGATGGATGCGGCCGATGCGGCGCTGGAGGCGCATGACGCGGCAACCGAAGACCTGAAAGCCGCCGTGACCGAAACCAGCGACCCGGCCGCCGCGCAAAGTGGATCGGGCGACGTCTAAGGCCGAAACATCCGCGCATCCCGGAAACGGTGGGGGGCATCGGAGGCCGGGATGCAAGGGGCCAGAGGGCGGGGCGACCCGTCCCGCGGCAGGAGGGGCCGCGCGGGATCACCGCGCGGCCCTTTTTCCTGTGGCCACGGGGGGCGCGACGCCGCCATTGAAGCGCGCTGGGCGCGTGACGGCGCTTGATCTTGCCACGTGCGGCTTGTATCCCGCACCGTCCCGTCTAAAATGGCGGAAAACCAGTGATCAAAGGGGATGCCATGTCCTGGACGGACGAGCGGGTCGAAACGCTCAAGCGCATGTGGGCCGAAGGCCAGTCGGCCAGCCAGATCGCCAAGGAACTGGGCGGCGTCACGCGCAATGCGGTGATCGGCAAGGTGCATCGTCTTGGCCTGTCCAACCGCGCCCCCGGCGGGCGCGAGGATGAGGATGAGGCACCCGTTGCTGCAAAGCCCGAACCCAAGCCCGAACCGGCAGGAACCACGGCGCGCGCCGAACCCGCGCCGCCGCGCCCCGCGCCCGAACGGCCCGTGGCAGCCCCGTCCAATGTGACGCCGCTCCCGGTGCGCAAACCCATCGTGCCGGCAGGCCAACCCCTGCCGCCGCAACCTTCCGCCAATGAGATCAGCCCCGAAGCGCTGGCCTCGGTCCGCGAGGTGGAAAAACGCGCGCGCCGCCTGACCCTGATGGAACTGACCGAACGGACCTGCAAATGGCCCATCGGCGATCCGGCGACGGATGACTTCTGGTTCTGCGGCCTGCCCTCACTGCCCGGCAAACCCTATTGCGAAGCGCATGTCGGCGTGGCCTTCCAACCGATGAGCGCCCGCCGCGACCGTCGCCGCTGACCCGCAGGGACAGCGCGAAAATTTCCACTGGAAATTTTCCCCTTGCCCGGCCTCTGGCCGGGCGAAAAATTTTCGGATGAAAATTTTTCTGGGGAAGGAAAATTTTTCGAGAAAAATTTTCGACAGCGCGCCGTTACGTGCCGCGCGGCTTGGCCCGCAAGGTGGGTTCGGCCACGGTCGGGTCTTCGGGCCAGGGATGCCGCGGGTATTGTCCCCGCATATCCTTGCGCACATCGGCATAGGAGGCCGCCCAAAAGCCTGGCAGGTCCATCGTCACCTGCACCGGGCGCTGGGCGGGCGACAGCAGGGTGATGCGCAGCGGCGTCCGCGCCGCGCCCACCACGGGATGGGTCGTCACGCCAAACATTTCCTGCAACCGGATCTCGATGCCCGGCGCGTCGCCTTCATAGTCGATGGGCACGCGACGACCGAGCGGGGTTTCGAAATGCCCCGGCGCAATCCGGTCAAGAGCCTGCATCTGGTCCCAATCCAGCATGGCGCGCAGCGCCTCGGTCAGGTCCAGCCCGCGCAGATTGGCCTCGGTCCGGGCGCGACCCAGATGCGGCAGCAGCCAATCCTCCAGCCCCGCCAGCAGCGCCTGATCTGTCATATCGGGAAAGCCCGCCCCGCCGCCCCGTGCCAGTTCCACCCTTGCGCGAAAACGCCGCGCGGCAGGCGTGAAGGGCAGGCCGATTTGGCGGATGCCATCGAGTGCCGCCCGCGCCACCGCCTCAACCGGGGCGTCGGGCCATGTCCGATCCTCCAGCACCAGCGCACCCAGCCGTTCCTGCCGCCGCGCCAGCACCTTGCCCTCGCGCCGCGACCATTCACAGACCTCCTGCCAGCGGATGCGGTGGGCATAAAGGGCGCGGACCTCTGCCTCGCTGATCGCCACGGCCTGCCGCACCACCGCCTCGCGCGGGTCGCCATCCAGATCGGTCGCCACGATCAGCCGCGCGCCCGACAGGGGCAGGCCCGCCGCCATCGCCGCCCCCTTGCCGCCGGACAGCACCCAGCGCGGGGCCTCGCCCTTGCGCCGCAGGCCGATCCGGTCGGGATAGGCCAATGCCGCCATCTGCGCGGGTGACAGCCCCGGCTCAGTGCCCACCTGCAGCGCGCGGGACAGACGCCGCGCCTCATCCCGAATGCGCTCGATCGTGCCGCGATGGGCCTGCGGTGGCGGGCGATCCACCGCCTTCAACCGGGCCAGAAGGTCGGGCGGTTCGCCCCGCAGCGGGTCGCGCTCGGCCAAAAGCGCGGCCAGCGTCGCCGCTTCCGGCCCTGCCACGGCCAACATATGCCCAAGGCGCGGATGCAGGGGCAGGGCGGCCAGCCGTTTGCCATGATCGGTGATCCGGCCCCCCGCATCCAGTGCCCCCAGATCGGAGAGAAGCGCCCGCGCCTCGGCCAGGACGCCGGGATGCGGCGGGGTCAGGAAAGGCAGTGCCGCGCTGCCCCATAGCGCGAGTTCAAGGGCCAAGGGCGCAAGATCCGCCGCCTCGATCTCGGCGGGCGGGAAGGGGGCAAGGCCACCTTCCTCTCCCTTTGTCCAATAGCGATAGCAGACCCCTTCGGCCACCCGCCCCGCGCGGCCGCGCCGCTGTTCGGCCTCGGCCCGTGTCACCCGCTCGGTCACCAATCGCGACATGCCCGAGGGCGCATCAAACCGCGCCCGCCTGGCGCGGCCCCCATCGACGACCACCCGCACATCCGGGATGGTCAGCGAGGTTTCGGCGATCGATGTCGCCAGCACCACCTTGCGCGCCCCCAAAGGCCCCGCAACCGGGGCCAGCGCCGCCCGCTGGGCCGCGAATTCCATCGCACCAAACAGGGGCCGTACCACCACGCCCGCAGGCAGCCGCCCGGTCAGCGTCGCCTCTACCCTGCGGATTTCCCCTTCGCCGGGCAGAAAGACCAGCACGCCGCCGTCTTCGGTTTCCTCCAGCGCCTGCTGGACAAGGTTCGCCACCCCCGCTTCGTATCGCAGCGACGCATCAGGGGGGCGCGGCAGCCAGCGTGTCTCGACCGGAAAGGCGCGACCTTCCGAGGTGACCATCGGCGCATCCCCCATCAGCCGCGCCACAGGGGCGGCATCCAGCGTCGCCGACATGACCAGAAGCATCAGGTCCTCGCGCAGCGCGCCCCGGATTTCAAGGCAAAGCGCCAGCCCCAGATCGGCATTGAGGGAACGTTCGTGAAACTCGTCGAAAATCACCGCCCCGATCCCGTCCAGCCCCGGATCGGACTGGATCATCCGGGTCAGGATGCCTTCGGTGACCACTTCGATCCGGGTGGCAGGCGACAGCTTCGCCTCGCCCCGGATTCGGTAACCCACGGTCTGCCCCACCGCTTCGCCCAAACTCTCGGCCATCCGCTCGGCCGCCGCGCGGGCGGCAAGGCGGCGGGGTTCCAGCATCACGATGCGCCCCGCGGGCACCAGCCCCGCAGCAAGGATGTCCAGCGGCACGCGCGTCGTCTTCCCCGCCCCCGGCGGGGCCTGCAAGACGGCCATGCCCCTGTCGGCCAGCGCGGCGCGCAGGGCGGGCAGGGCCTCGTCAATGGGCAGGGCGGGCTGGGGCAGGGCGGGGCTTGAGTCGATCATGCCCCCTTATCGCGGCGCCAAGGGCCAGAGTTCAACGCCGGATCAGCCGCGCCTTGCCGTAAAGACTGTCCATCGTCACTTCCACCACCCGCATCTGACCCGTCTCGGTGGGCAGATAGGTGAGAGAGAAGGGAAAGCTGGTCTTTTCCGCCAGATCCTCGGGCGGAAACCCTGCCACGCGGCGATATTCGCCCGAACAGGTCACCGCGCCGCCTTCCAGCGCCTGCGGCGGGCCCAGCGTCAACTGACTTGCGCGTCGCCCGTCGAACATCTTCAGCGCCCGGTCGCATTCCGCCCCCGGTGCCACATCGCGCAGCGTGGCATAAAGCGCCGTCAACGGGTCCACCGTTCCGCCTTGGCTGGCGGGCTCCACATCCCAATCGGCGGGGCTTCGGGGCGGGTTGTAGACGCGCAGCTGCGGCACGCCGCCCTTGTAATCCATCACGGATTCCGAGCGGCGCTTGCCCGTATCCGCCGTCTCGGCATAGCGCGTGGGGATAAAGCGTCCGCCCCGGATCACCCCTTCGGACCGCGCGTCATAAGCCACGCGCCGGATCATCGCCATGATCCCAGATGAGGCGAGCCGCCCCACCACGGCATAGCCTTCGCCCTGCTGATTGGCCGAAAAGGTCAGGCTGCCCGCTGTGAAGCCGCGCAGCACCAGATCGAACCGCGCCTGATCCTGCACGGTCTGGGCGGCGGCGGGCAATGACGCGGGCAGAGCGAGCGTCACCATCACGGCAAGCCTGCAAAGCCGGGCGGTCATCCGCATGTTTTGCCCCTTTCGCGATGTTATGGCCAGAAGGCCGCGCCTTTCCCCACTGGCATAACCCGCGCGGGTCAGGCACAAAAGCCCCGCGCCCCCGGCCTGCGGTCATTTCCGCGCGAGCGGGGACGTGATCGGCAGGCCTCCGCCGAAAGCGGGGCAATGGGTGGAATGGGGGCCAGAGAGGCGCATGGCCAGAGGCGAGATCGACGTGGCGGCACTGGCCACAGGCGTGGCGGCGGGGGACCGTCGGGCGCTGGCGCGGGCCATCACGCTGGTGGAAAGCGGGCGGGCCGATCACCGGGCGCAGGCGCTTGATCTTCTCGGGCGGCTGGGCGCCGGATCAGAGGGGGGACGGCAAGCGCTGCGCCTTGGCCTGTCCGGCACGCCGGGGGTGGGGAAATCCACCTTCATCGAAAGCTTTGGCCTGATGCTGACGGGGCAGGGCAAGCGGGTCGCGGTGCTTGCGGTCGATCCCTCCTCGGCGCGATCCGGCGGGTCGATCCTTGGCGACAAGACGCGGATGGAGCGGCTGTCGCGTGACCCCCACGCCTTCATCCGCCCGTCCCCCAGTCAGGCCCAGATGGGCGGCGTCGCCCGCCGCACGCGCGAGGCGGTCGCGCTCTGCGAGGCGGCGGGGTTCGACCTTGTCCTGATCGAAACCGTGGGGGTGGGGCAATCCGAAACCGTGGTGGCCGAACTTTGCGACCTCTTCCTCCTCCTTCTTGCCCCGGCGGGTGGGGATGAGTTGCAGGGCGTCAAGCGCGGGATCATGGAGATGGCCGACCTCATCCTGATCAACAAGGCTGATGGCGATCTGAAACCCGCCGCGCTGCGCACCATGGCCGATTACGCGGGCGCCCTGCGCCTTTTGCGCCGCCGCCCGCAGGACCCGGAGGGGTTCCCCAAGGCGATCTGCGTCTCGGCCCTTGAAACCCTTGGCCTTGCCCCCGCTTGGGACGAGATGCAGGCGCTCGCCCGCTGGCGGCAGGAAAACGGCCATTGGACCGCCCGCCGCGCCGCGCAGGCCCGCCACTGGTTCGAGGAAGAGGTGCGCCAAGGCCTTCTGGCCGCCCTGACCCGCGACCCTGTCCGCACGCGGATAGAGGAATTGGGCCAAGCCGTCGCGCAAGGCCAGCTGACCCCCGAAGCCGCCGCCGCGCAGCTCCTCTCTCTCCTGCCCTGACCCTTTCCATCTTCTGTCTGAAAATATCCCGGGGGAATCGCCCGTCCGGCACGCGCGGGCGATGGGGGCTGGCCCCCTCTTTCTTCCCCCGCCTCCCACGGTTAGGATCAAAAAATCCCCGCCCAACCGCGCCGATTGCGGCAAGGGTCGCTTGACGCGGGCGGGCTTTCCACTTACACGCCCCCAATCGAATTCGGACGCCCGGGGTGACTCGGGCCTATGTCCTGTTTACACACGAAGGATGAAGACGATGTCGCGCGTCTGCGAACTGACGGGCAAGGGCCCGATGACCGGCAACACCGTGAGCCACGCGAACAACAAGTCGCGTCGCCGCTTTCTGCCGAACCTGAACGAAGTGACCCTGATCTCGGACGTTCTGGGCCAGTCCTTCAAACTGCGCATCTCGGCCGCCGCGCTGCGGACCGTGGATCATCGCGGCGGGCTGGATGCCTTCCTCGCCAAGGCGAAGGATGACGAACTGTCGGCCGCCGCGCTCAAGATCAAGAAAGACATCGCCAAGGCACAGGCTGCGGCCTGATCCTTTCGGCCGGAAATTGGAAAGGCCCCGCATCACCTGCGGGGCCTTTTTCCATGCACCGCGCGACTTTTGGCCGTCTTTCTTTCCCCGATGGCACGATTTAGGCTGCGCCCCATGATGCAGCGCCTTGCCGCCCTTTTGCTGTCGCTTTGCCTTGCCCTGACCTCGGTCACGGCGGCGATGGCGCATGTGCAATCGGCGGGCGCGCATCAGATCGTGCTGTGCGGCACGCCGGGGATCGAAGAAACCATCACGCTCAATGCCTTTGGCGACCCGGTCGAGACGCCGCATCACTGCCCCGACTGCCTTTCCGTCACGGCCCTTGTCCTGCCCGATGCGCCCGCGCTGTCGCGCCCGGCGACGCAGAGGCGGACCGTTCCGCCCGCACCTGTGGCATGGGCCCCGTTGGCACAGGCGCTTATACCCACGGCGCGTGGGCCCCCGGTCCTGATCTGATCCACAGGGGCCTTCCCGGCCAATCGCAAACAGAAACAGACCAATCACATCAGGACCGATCCGATGACCTTTCGTATGACCATTGCCGCCCTTGCGGCTGCTCTCTCCCTTTGCTTGCCCGCCACGGCGCAAGAGCATCCCGATGGGCTGCATGTCCATGACGTCTATGCCCGTTCCATGGGGCAGATGGGCGCTTCAGGGGCCATCTTCTTCATGATGCACAACAATACTGCGACGGATGACCGCCTGATCGCCGCCACCGCCGATGTGGCCGAACGGGTGGAACTGCACACCCATAAGGAAGACGCCAATGGCGTGATGCAGATGCTTGAGGTGAAGGAAGGCTTTCCCCTTGCCGCAGGCGATATGCATGCGCTGGAACGCGGCGGAGATCATGTCATGCTGATGGGACTGACGCGGGAGTTGAAGGATGGCGACACCTTCCCCCTGACGCTGACCTTCGAACAGGCCGGTCAGATCACGGTCGAGGCCGTGGTGGACAATGCCCGCAAGCCCGGCCAAGGCATGATGGATCATTCGGGCCATGGCGACATGGATCATTCCAACCATATGAACCACGGTTCGGGCGGCTGATCGCTGCCGGGGCGGGGGGGCCATGCGGCCCCCCCGCACCCCCCCAATCTCCATCCCCCCCACCGCTTCACCCTTGCCGCGCCCTTGGCAGGCTTGCTAGGCAAGGCGCATGACGCATCGCATCCTTTTCGTCTGTCTGGGCAATATCTGCCGCTCTCCCACCGCCGAGGGCGTCTTCCGCGCCTTGGCCAAGGCAGAGGGGCTTTCCGTGACGGTCGACAGCTGCGGCACTGGCGGCTGGCATACGGGCGAGGCCCCCAATCCCCCCGCCGTCATCGCGGCACAGGCACGGGGCTATGACCTGTCAGCCTTGCGCGCCCGCCAGATCACGGCCGAGGATTTCACCCGCTTTGACCGTATCCTCGTGATGGATCGCGCCAATCTGCGCGACACCCGCGCCCTTTGCCCCGCAGGGGGGACAGAGCCGGAACTGTTTCTGACCTACGCGCCCCAGCACGGCACCGAGGTGCCGGACCCTTGGTATACGGGCGAATATGACCGCGTGCTGGACATGATCGAAGACGCCGCGGGCGGCCTGATCGCCGCCTTGCGCTAGGGCGTCCTCAGCCCGCGCAATAGGCCTCGGCCGTGGCACCGAAATTCTTGTAGCGTTCCCAGAAGGCGTCATCGGCGGCGCGCTGCGACAGCCATGTCTCATGCGCGAGGTCAGGGTCAGAAAAGAACCGCGCCGCGCGGCGCTGATCGCCGCCGCCCAAGGTCATGTCGGCAACCTGCTGGATACAGGAACAGATCCGCCGGTTCGCGGCATCCCTGTCCGACCGCAGGCAGGCGCGTTCAATCGGCCCGGCCTGAACCATCTGCATGTTCAAAGGAAGAAGAAGCACGGCCAGAGCCGCGCCGGAAAGGAAGGGTCTCATCGTCTCTGCCTCTTGCCGCTGGGCCATGCCCCGCAGTCATTTTTCTGCGCCGGAGTATGCCGATTGTGCGGGTTTTTTCAATCCGTCCAAAGGGCGGCCCGCATCACATTTCGCCCAGCCAGCAAGGCCCCGCCCCACGCTGCCGATCCAGCCCGCCAAACAGGCGCATAACTTGCCCCCACAGGGGCTTTCCGACCCTTCTGCGACAAGCTATATGCGCGCCATGACCCAGCTTGACCTCATCCGCAATTTCTCCATCGTGGCCCATATCGACCACGGCAAATCCACCCTCGCCGACCGTCTCATCCAGATGACGGGGACGGTGGCCGAACGCGATATGAAGGCGCAACTCCTCGACAGTATGGATATCGAGAGGGAGCGGGGCATCACCATCAAGGCCAACACGGTGCGGATCGAATATCCCGCCAAGGATGGCCGGACCTATATCCTGAACCTCATCGACACGCCCGGCCATGTCGACTTCGCCTATGAGGTCAGCCGCTCCATGCGCGCGGTGGAAGGGTCTTTGCTGGTCGTCGATGCGTCCCAAGGAGTCGAGGCGCAGACGCTCGCCAATGTCTATCAGGCCATTGATGCCGGTCATGAAATCGTGCCGGTCCTCAACAAGATCGACCTCCCCGCCGCCGATCCCGACCGGGTGAAGGAGAATATCGAGGATGTCATCGGCCTTGATGCCTCTGACGCCATCCCGATTTCCGCCAAGACGGGCCTCGGCATCCCGGATGTGCTAGAGGCCATCGTCCACCGCCTCCCCGCGCCCAAGGGCGACCGTGACGCCCCGCTGAAGGCGATGCTGGTTGATAGCTGGTATGACGCCTATCTCGGCGTCGTCGTCATGATCCGCGTCATGGATGGCGTCATCCGCAAGGGCGACCGGGTCAAGATGATGCAGACCGGCGCGATCTACGGGATCGACAAGCTGGCCGTCCTGAAACCCCAGATGGTGGATATCCCCGAACTTGGGCCGGGTGAGATCGGCGTCCTCACCGCCTCGATCAAACAGGTCCGCGACACCCGCGTGGGCGACACGATCACCCATGAACGCAAGGGCTGCGACACGCCCCTTCCCGGCTTCAAACCCGCGCAGCCCGTGGTGTTCTGCGGCCTCTTCCCCGTGGACGCGAACGATTTCGAAGCCCTCCGCGACGCCATCGAAAAGCTCGCCCTCAACGACGCGAGCTTCAGCTATGAGATGGAAACCTCCGCCGCCCTCGGCTTTGGCTTCCGCTGCGGCTTCCTTGGCCTTCTGCATCTGGAGGTGATCCGCGACCGGCTGGAACGCGAATATGACCTCGACCTCATCACCACCGCGCCTTCGGTGGTCTTCAAGCTGCATATGAAGGATGGCGAGGTGCGCGATCTGCACAACCCCGCCGATATGCCCGACCTCACCTATATCGACCATATCGAAGAGCCGCGCATCAAGGCCACGATCATGGTGCCCGACGAATATCTGGGCGATATCCTGAAGCTCTGCCAAGACCGTCGCGGCATCCAGCTGAACCTCACCTATGCGGGCAACCGCGCCATGGTGGAATATGACCTGCCCTTGGCCGAGGTGGTCTTTGATTTCTACGACCGCCTGAAATCGGTGACCAAAGGCTATGCCTCCTTCGACTACCAGATTTCTGAATATCGTGAGGATTTCCTGGTCAAGATGTCCATCCTCGTGAATGAGGAACCGGTCGACGCCCTCTCGATGATGGTCCACCGCGACCGGGCCGAGATGCGGGGCCGCGCGATGGTGGAAAAGCTCAAGGAACTGATCCCCCGCCACATGTTCAAGATCCCGATTCAGGCGGCAATCGGCGGCCGCGTCATCGCGCGCGAGACGCTGAGCGCGATGCGCA
Encoded proteins:
- the lepA gene encoding translation elongation factor 4 — encoded protein: MTQLDLIRNFSIVAHIDHGKSTLADRLIQMTGTVAERDMKAQLLDSMDIERERGITIKANTVRIEYPAKDGRTYILNLIDTPGHVDFAYEVSRSMRAVEGSLLVVDASQGVEAQTLANVYQAIDAGHEIVPVLNKIDLPAADPDRVKENIEDVIGLDASDAIPISAKTGLGIPDVLEAIVHRLPAPKGDRDAPLKAMLVDSWYDAYLGVVVMIRVMDGVIRKGDRVKMMQTGAIYGIDKLAVLKPQMVDIPELGPGEIGVLTASIKQVRDTRVGDTITHERKGCDTPLPGFKPAQPVVFCGLFPVDANDFEALRDAIEKLALNDASFSYEMETSAALGFGFRCGFLGLLHLEVIRDRLEREYDLDLITTAPSVVFKLHMKDGEVRDLHNPADMPDLTYIDHIEEPRIKATIMVPDEYLGDILKLCQDRRGIQLNLTYAGNRAMVEYDLPLAEVVFDFYDRLKSVTKGYASFDYQISEYREDFLVKMSILVNEEPVDALSMMVHRDRAEMRGRAMVEKLKELIPRHMFKIPIQAAIGGRVIARETLSAMRKDVTAKCYGGDATRKRKLLEKQKAGKKRMRQFGKVEIPQEAFISALKMDG